Proteins from a genomic interval of Streptomyces sp. SID8374:
- a CDS encoding response regulator transcription factor has translation MSVLLEQPASLVAYRPNKPTAMVVVADPRVRSTVTRHLWALGVRDVIEASSIAEARPRVGNPRDICIADVHLPDGSGLTLLSETRAAGWPNGLALSAADDIGAVRNALAGGVKGYVVTGTRTNIGHPTRPGVAPIGANAARMHRRPPGSPSHPGGYRELSGREVEVLRLVAEGQSNKAIGVSMGLSALTVKSHLARIARKLGTGDRAGMVAVALRTGIIH, from the coding sequence GTGTCCGTTCTCCTTGAGCAGCCCGCAAGCCTGGTCGCCTACCGCCCGAACAAGCCGACGGCCATGGTCGTCGTGGCCGACCCGCGCGTCCGTTCCACCGTCACCCGCCATCTGTGGGCCCTCGGAGTACGTGACGTCATCGAGGCATCGTCCATCGCGGAGGCACGTCCCCGCGTCGGCAACCCGCGCGACATCTGCATTGCCGACGTCCACCTGCCCGACGGTTCCGGGCTGACCCTGCTGTCCGAGACCCGCGCCGCAGGCTGGCCGAACGGTCTCGCCCTCTCCGCCGCCGACGACATCGGCGCCGTTCGCAACGCCCTCGCGGGCGGTGTGAAGGGTTACGTCGTCACCGGCACCCGAACCAACATCGGCCACCCCACCCGCCCCGGCGTCGCCCCCATCGGCGCCAATGCCGCACGTATGCACCGCCGGCCCCCCGGGTCCCCGAGCCACCCGGGCGGCTACCGCGAACTGTCCGGACGTGAGGTGGAGGTGCTCCGCCTGGTCGCCGAAGGCCAGTCCAACAAGGCCATCGGCGTCTCGATGGGCCTCTCCGCCCTGACCGTCAAGTCCCACCTCGCCCGCATCGCCCGCAAGCTCGGCACCGGGGACCGCGCCGGCATGGTCGCCGTCGCCCTGCGGACGGGCATCATCCACTGA
- a CDS encoding bifunctional glycosyltransferase family 2 protein/CDP-glycerol:glycerophosphate glycerophosphotransferase — protein MAAGPRLSVIVPFQDVETYLTECLESIARQTFRDFEVIMVDDGSTDTSTAIAQGFCADDPRFRLIRQESHGPGHARNTGLRAMHPDGEFLVFADGDDVIPEYAYELLVRTLTESGSDFVSGNVQMMNSTKKWQSPLHKGPMQRDRRGTHITRFEALIYDRTVWNKVFRRSFWDHHFIEFPEGVLYEDSWVNMFAHFRAAKVDVISDIVYFWRRRDGGAAPSITQRHTELSNLRDRVAAVQSVSRFLGQHRSRQFRDHKRKYDLACLKSDLMLHLKVLPDADDDYRDAFMHWAQEFLAEAAYDIIEELPADARVKWLLVHQGRLGELLDVLEFERKGGPLPVRRRLRRYLNYPHLENRKTGLYKSDYRLDKELSPYSSLSGAEWDGDSLVLKGSAYIRFINVHKRHMSTKMLALRNKKTGSKLVNLARTTYFPQATEHSNQSRYCYDWSGFESRFDVTRLQRKGQWVEGTWDVAAGVFSRGLFRYKGISRGSAGTAANPAYRYVDKNTRILPLFVQGSLKLRVEIVRCRITRHRVAGDHLEVGGVLLVPAVPEWGKFRVTSMNGAGRHDSWMKFQPGGEGWCTFSTRVPLAGLVPGSRAAGDTVPQAWTMGSNGWKVTLHVEGRKTPLYPVMAPDVEDGHYRMPEPLQTEERDREVVVHRNGSGYVVLFERAALPLLSDGEWLADGSLELVCDYPGVDLLPPAERISAHLVVRSRAHGAERAVPIQWDGPRFRAVLTPAAMRTLAGGIPLAAGRWDFFLRRQDPSAVAPEDRSPDLMVKIEQGIIPSMPQELEVGERRYELQAEAYDRLSMLVHSAMPEEARGPYRQKLLRTRAYPQARREPVRPAVLFDAFKGTQCSDSPRAVHEEMVRRGVDLEHLWVVRDDQVDVPPTARAVRMWSPEWYEALATSRYVVANNHLPDWFSKRPGQTVVQTWHGTPLKKIGHDIESVHFADQRYLERVEKEVQNWDMLVSPNSFSTPILQRAFKFPGEMVECGYPRNDILRRPGTERRAEEIRQRIGLPLGKRVIMYAPTWRDDQFYAPGKYKFDFRIDLDDARARLGADHVLMVRRHPNVVDPVPGAGDGFVFDVSDYPDMADLSLISDVMITDYSSLMFDFVNTGRPILFFTYDLDHYRDTLRGFYFDFERSAPGPLLFESAELISAIRNIDRIEAEYTDRYRWFQREFCDLDDGYAAARLTDRILVAGGDLDAQQASAPAVGTVTPPHPAARQPQRPTEAGRRTQWHPRTGPAAHHPTSTPTADPSRHEVDVVHV, from the coding sequence ATGGCCGCTGGGCCCCGTTTGAGTGTCATCGTTCCGTTCCAGGACGTTGAGACCTACCTCACGGAGTGCCTGGAATCCATCGCGCGGCAGACCTTCCGCGACTTCGAAGTGATCATGGTGGATGACGGCTCCACCGACACCTCCACGGCGATCGCCCAGGGCTTCTGCGCCGACGACCCGCGCTTCCGGCTGATTCGCCAGGAGTCGCACGGCCCCGGACACGCCCGCAACACCGGGCTCCGGGCCATGCACCCCGACGGCGAGTTCCTCGTGTTCGCGGACGGCGACGACGTCATCCCCGAATACGCCTACGAGCTGCTCGTCCGCACGCTGACCGAATCCGGATCGGATTTCGTCTCCGGCAATGTCCAGATGATGAACTCCACCAAGAAGTGGCAGTCGCCGCTCCACAAAGGCCCCATGCAACGGGACCGCAGGGGCACGCATATTACGCGTTTCGAGGCCCTGATCTACGACCGCACCGTGTGGAACAAGGTGTTCCGCCGGTCCTTCTGGGACCACCACTTCATCGAGTTCCCCGAAGGAGTCCTCTACGAGGACTCCTGGGTGAACATGTTCGCCCACTTCCGGGCGGCCAAGGTCGACGTCATCTCCGACATCGTCTACTTCTGGCGGCGCCGTGACGGTGGTGCCGCTCCCTCCATCACCCAGCGCCACACCGAACTGTCCAACCTGCGGGACCGGGTCGCCGCCGTGCAGTCGGTGAGCCGCTTCCTGGGACAGCACCGCTCGCGCCAGTTCCGGGACCACAAGCGCAAGTACGATCTCGCCTGCCTGAAGTCCGACCTCATGCTCCACCTCAAGGTCCTGCCGGACGCGGACGACGACTACCGCGACGCCTTCATGCACTGGGCCCAGGAGTTCCTCGCCGAGGCCGCCTACGACATCATCGAGGAGCTCCCCGCCGACGCCCGGGTCAAGTGGCTGCTCGTGCACCAGGGCCGGCTCGGCGAACTTCTCGACGTCCTGGAGTTCGAGCGCAAGGGCGGGCCGCTGCCGGTGCGCCGACGGCTGCGCCGCTACCTCAACTACCCCCACCTGGAGAACCGGAAGACGGGTCTCTACAAGAGCGACTACCGGCTCGACAAGGAGCTCTCGCCCTACAGTTCGCTCTCCGGGGCGGAGTGGGACGGCGACTCCCTGGTCCTCAAGGGCTCCGCCTACATCCGGTTCATCAATGTGCACAAGCGGCACATGTCCACCAAGATGCTGGCGCTCCGCAACAAGAAGACCGGCAGCAAGCTCGTCAACCTGGCCAGGACCACCTACTTCCCGCAGGCGACCGAGCACTCCAACCAGAGCCGCTACTGCTACGACTGGTCCGGCTTCGAGAGCCGCTTCGACGTCACCCGGCTCCAGCGCAAGGGCCAGTGGGTGGAAGGGACTTGGGACGTCGCCGCCGGTGTGTTCAGCCGGGGCCTTTTCCGGTACAAGGGCATCAGCCGCGGCAGTGCGGGAACCGCCGCCAACCCGGCGTACCGCTATGTCGACAAGAACACCCGGATACTCCCGCTCTTCGTCCAGGGCAGCCTGAAGCTCCGCGTCGAGATCGTCCGCTGCCGCATCACGCGTCACCGCGTGGCCGGAGACCACCTGGAGGTCGGCGGGGTCCTGCTCGTGCCCGCCGTCCCCGAATGGGGCAAGTTCCGCGTCACCAGCATGAACGGCGCCGGCCGGCACGACTCCTGGATGAAGTTCCAGCCCGGCGGTGAGGGCTGGTGCACCTTCTCCACCCGCGTCCCGCTCGCCGGCCTCGTCCCCGGCTCCCGGGCTGCCGGCGACACCGTCCCCCAGGCCTGGACGATGGGCAGCAACGGCTGGAAGGTCACCCTGCACGTGGAGGGCCGCAAGACGCCGCTCTACCCCGTGATGGCCCCGGACGTCGAGGATGGCCACTACCGCATGCCCGAGCCGCTCCAGACCGAGGAGCGGGACCGCGAGGTCGTCGTCCACCGCAACGGCTCCGGCTATGTGGTGCTCTTCGAGCGCGCCGCCCTGCCCCTGCTCAGCGACGGCGAGTGGCTCGCCGACGGCTCACTGGAACTCGTCTGCGACTATCCCGGAGTCGACCTGCTCCCGCCCGCGGAGCGGATCAGCGCCCATCTCGTCGTACGCTCGCGGGCCCACGGTGCCGAGCGGGCGGTGCCGATCCAGTGGGACGGGCCGCGGTTCCGTGCCGTGCTGACCCCGGCCGCCATGCGCACCCTCGCCGGGGGCATACCGCTCGCCGCCGGCCGCTGGGACTTCTTCCTGCGCCGCCAGGACCCGTCCGCGGTGGCCCCCGAGGACCGTTCCCCGGACCTCATGGTCAAGATCGAACAGGGCATCATCCCGTCCATGCCCCAGGAGCTGGAGGTGGGGGAGCGGCGTTACGAGCTCCAGGCCGAGGCGTACGACAGGCTGTCGATGCTCGTGCACTCCGCCATGCCGGAGGAGGCGCGGGGCCCGTACCGGCAGAAGCTGCTGCGGACCAGGGCCTACCCGCAGGCCCGCCGCGAGCCCGTCCGCCCCGCCGTACTGTTCGACGCCTTCAAGGGCACGCAGTGCTCGGACAGCCCCCGCGCGGTCCACGAGGAGATGGTCCGGCGCGGCGTGGACCTCGAACACCTCTGGGTCGTACGGGACGACCAGGTCGACGTACCGCCGACGGCCCGGGCCGTGCGCATGTGGTCGCCCGAGTGGTACGAGGCCCTGGCGACGTCCCGGTACGTGGTCGCCAACAACCACCTCCCCGACTGGTTCAGCAAGCGCCCCGGCCAGACCGTCGTACAGACCTGGCACGGCACCCCGCTCAAGAAGATCGGCCACGACATCGAGTCGGTGCACTTCGCCGACCAGCGGTACCTGGAGCGGGTCGAGAAGGAGGTGCAGAACTGGGACATGCTCGTGTCGCCCAACAGCTTCTCCACCCCGATCCTCCAGCGGGCCTTCAAGTTCCCCGGCGAGATGGTCGAGTGCGGCTACCCGCGCAACGACATCCTGCGCCGCCCCGGAACGGAACGCCGGGCCGAGGAGATCCGGCAGCGCATCGGCCTGCCCCTGGGCAAGCGCGTCATCATGTACGCGCCCACCTGGCGGGACGACCAGTTCTACGCCCCCGGGAAGTACAAGTTCGACTTCCGGATCGACCTCGACGACGCCCGGGCCCGGCTGGGCGCCGACCACGTCCTCATGGTCCGCCGCCACCCCAACGTGGTGGACCCCGTCCCCGGCGCGGGCGACGGCTTCGTCTTCGACGTGTCCGACTACCCGGACATGGCGGACCTGTCGCTGATCAGCGACGTGATGATCACGGACTACTCGTCCCTGATGTTCGACTTCGTCAACACCGGGCGCCCCATCCTGTTCTTCACCTACGACCTGGACCACTACCGGGACACCCTGCGCGGTTTCTACTTCGACTTCGAGCGGAGCGCCCCGGGGCCGCTGCTCTTCGAGTCGGCCGAACTGATCTCCGCGATCCGGAACATCGACCGGATCGAGGCGGAGTACACCGACCGCTACCGCTGGTTCCAGCGGGAGTTCTGCGACCTGGACGACGGATACGCCGCCGCCCGGCTGACGGACCGCATCCTCGTGGCGGGCGGCGACCTCGACGCCCAGCAGGCGTCCGCCCCGGCCGTGGGCACCGTGACGCCGCCTCACCCCGCCGCCCGGCAGCCGCAGCGGCCGACCGAAGCCGGCCGGCGGACGCAGTGGCACCCGCGCACCGGTCCCGCTGCCCATCACCCGACGAGCACCCCTACCGCTGATCCGTCCCGGCACGAAGTGGATGTCGTACATGTCTGA
- a CDS encoding endonuclease/exonuclease/phosphatase family protein produces MPERRTAAPRRHRVVLLWAAGAGILAALAGVVFGLRLSGGTQDDAPDAPGRTDAQGTLSVATWNVCGVRQWNCEDTGSAAEKRARIEALAHRSGARVILLQEMCSEDLTAVRESLGGSWQSLFRPYTAVREGRRSTVRCTGDGRGTAGYGMLSALPLTRVADVPLPQPAAGLRRGILCATAGAEDVRLCTTHLNPQQGGAAPGSAQLREGQLRALVRAASGPRTVFGGDLNTGPPTEAGTDAWARTDGPYSTYRECDQSASAGAPRVTHRSGYKIDYLFTGLPRQGCSVLRSPASDHWALLMRVATG; encoded by the coding sequence ATGCCGGAACGACGGACGGCCGCACCACGCCGCCACAGGGTTGTGCTGCTGTGGGCGGCGGGGGCCGGAATTCTGGCGGCGCTGGCGGGAGTGGTCTTCGGACTGCGGCTGTCCGGCGGTACGCAGGACGACGCCCCTGACGCCCCGGGCCGCACCGACGCGCAGGGCACCCTGTCCGTCGCGACGTGGAACGTCTGCGGCGTACGCCAGTGGAACTGCGAGGACACCGGGTCGGCCGCGGAGAAGCGGGCCCGGATCGAAGCCCTGGCCCACCGGTCCGGGGCGCGCGTCATCCTGCTCCAGGAGATGTGCTCCGAGGACCTCACCGCCGTACGGGAGTCGCTGGGCGGCAGCTGGCAGAGCCTGTTCCGCCCGTACACGGCGGTCCGGGAAGGGCGCCGCTCCACCGTCCGCTGCACGGGGGACGGGCGGGGCACGGCGGGGTACGGGATGCTGTCCGCCCTGCCGTTGACCCGGGTCGCCGACGTTCCGCTGCCCCAGCCGGCCGCCGGTCTGCGCCGGGGCATCCTCTGCGCGACGGCGGGGGCGGAGGACGTACGGCTCTGCACGACCCACCTCAACCCGCAGCAGGGCGGGGCCGCTCCGGGGTCGGCCCAGCTGCGCGAGGGTCAGCTGCGGGCGCTGGTCCGTGCGGCCTCCGGGCCGCGCACCGTCTTCGGCGGCGACCTGAACACCGGGCCGCCCACGGAGGCCGGAACGGATGCGTGGGCCCGGACCGACGGCCCGTACAGCACCTACCGGGAGTGCGACCAGTCCGCCTCGGCCGGTGCGCCGCGGGTGACCCACCGGAGCGGCTACAAGATCGACTACCTCTTCACCGGCCTGCCCCGTCAGGGGTGTTCGGTGCTCCGCTCCCCCGCATCGGACCACTGGGCCCTGCTGATGCGGGTGGCCACCGGCTGA
- a CDS encoding acetyl-CoA C-acyltransferase, with translation MPRTIRDVVFVDGVRTPFGKAGPKGIYHETRADDLVVKAIRELLRRNPDLDPKKIDEVAIAATTQIGDQGLTLGRTAGILAGLPQSVPGYSIDRMCAGALTAVTSTAGSIAFGAYDVVVAGGVEHMGRHPMGEGVDPNPRFVSEKLVDESALFMGMTAENLHDRYPTITKQRADEYAVRSQEKAAKAYANGKIQQDLVPVSVRRTNAEAGETGWGLVTADEPMRPGTTLESLANLKTPFRAHGRVTAGNAAGLNDGATASLLAAEDVARELGLPVKMRLVSYAFAGVEPEVMGYGPIPATEKALAQAGLTIDDIGLFEINEAFAVQVLAFLEHYGIADDDARVNQYGGAIAYGHPLASSGVRLMTQLARQFEEQPKVRYGLTTMCVGFGMGATVIWENPNFDGGNK, from the coding sequence GTGCCTCGTACCATCCGGGACGTCGTCTTCGTCGACGGCGTCCGCACCCCGTTCGGCAAAGCGGGCCCGAAGGGCATCTACCACGAGACCCGCGCCGACGATCTCGTCGTGAAGGCCATCCGGGAGCTGCTGCGCCGCAACCCGGACCTGGACCCGAAGAAGATCGACGAGGTCGCCATCGCCGCGACCACCCAGATCGGCGACCAGGGCCTCACCCTCGGCCGTACCGCCGGAATCCTGGCCGGTCTGCCGCAGTCCGTCCCCGGCTACTCGATCGACCGCATGTGCGCGGGCGCCCTGACCGCCGTCACCTCGACGGCCGGTTCCATCGCCTTCGGCGCGTACGACGTCGTCGTGGCCGGTGGCGTGGAGCACATGGGCCGCCACCCGATGGGCGAGGGCGTCGACCCCAACCCGCGGTTCGTGTCGGAGAAGCTGGTCGACGAGTCCGCCCTGTTCATGGGCATGACCGCGGAGAACCTGCACGACCGCTACCCCACGATCACCAAGCAGCGCGCCGACGAGTACGCGGTGCGTTCGCAGGAGAAGGCCGCCAAGGCGTACGCCAACGGCAAGATCCAGCAGGACCTGGTGCCGGTCTCCGTGCGCCGCACCAACGCCGAGGCCGGTGAGACGGGCTGGGGCCTGGTCACCGCCGACGAGCCGATGCGCCCGGGCACCACGCTGGAGTCCCTCGCCAACCTGAAGACCCCCTTCCGCGCCCACGGCCGCGTGACGGCCGGCAACGCCGCGGGTCTCAACGACGGCGCCACCGCCTCGCTGCTCGCCGCCGAGGACGTCGCCCGCGAGCTGGGCCTCCCGGTCAAGATGCGCCTGGTCTCCTACGCCTTCGCGGGCGTGGAGCCGGAGGTCATGGGCTACGGCCCGATCCCGGCGACGGAGAAGGCACTGGCCCAGGCCGGTCTCACCATCGACGACATCGGTCTCTTCGAGATCAACGAGGCGTTCGCCGTGCAGGTGCTCGCCTTCCTGGAGCACTACGGCATCGCCGACGACGACGCCCGCGTCAACCAGTACGGCGGCGCCATCGCGTACGGCCACCCGCTCGCCTCCTCCGGTGTCCGGCTCATGACGCAGCTGGCCCGGCAGTTCGAGGAGCAGCCCAAGGTCCGCTACGGCCTGACGACGATGTGCGTCGGCTTCGGCATGGGCGCCACGGTCATCTGGGAGAACCCGAATTTCGACGGAGGCAACAAGTGA
- a CDS encoding 3-hydroxyacyl-CoA dehydrogenase NAD-binding domain-containing protein, translated as MSSTTELLKGAAELFPGEVVTQAHVRHLDLPSGAGRFALITLDNGLDHTKPTTFGPQSLANLNAAIDQVEKEAADGTITGVGITGKPFIFAVGADLKGVELLGRHEDALAIGKGGHDVFRRLSGLAVPTFAYYNGAAMGGGVEVGLHCTYRTVSTAIPAFSLPEVFLGLVPGWGGCALLPNLIGADRAVSVIIENSLNQNRQLKGKQVFELGIADAIFEGADFLEQSLIWTAAVLKGELAVERPEIDRGEGWDAAVARGRAIADSKVHGAAPAAYRALDIIAAAKDGDLSAGFDAEDQALADLIMGGELRSGIYAFNLVQKRAKRPAGAPDKNLARPVTKVGVVGAGLMASQLALLFLRRLEVPVVLTDIDQERVDKGVGYVHAEIEKLLGKGRINQDKANRLKALVSGVLDKAEGFSDADFIIEAVFEEIGVKQQVFAEVEAVAPAHAILATNTSSLSVTEMASKLKNPERVVGFHFFNPVAILPLLEIVRGEQTDDASLATAFGVARKLKKTAVLVKDAPAFVVNRILTRFMGEIQNVIDEGTPVEVAEKAVEPLGLPMSPLVLLELVGPAIGLHVSETLNRAFPERFTVSENLAAVVKAGKRGFYVYDSGAPVLDPEVAALLKQGDTVLTEEQTRDRVLDAVAQEIGLMLDEGVVAEAQDIDLCLITGAGWPFHLGGITPYLDREGVSQRVNGKPFLARGVASVPA; from the coding sequence GTGAGCTCCACCACTGAGCTTCTGAAGGGTGCGGCCGAGCTGTTCCCCGGCGAGGTCGTCACGCAGGCGCACGTACGCCACCTGGACCTGCCGTCCGGTGCCGGGCGGTTCGCGCTCATCACGCTGGACAACGGCCTGGACCACACCAAGCCGACCACCTTCGGACCGCAGTCGCTGGCGAACCTGAACGCCGCGATCGACCAGGTCGAGAAGGAGGCCGCCGACGGCACCATCACCGGCGTCGGCATCACCGGCAAGCCGTTCATCTTCGCCGTCGGCGCCGACCTCAAGGGCGTGGAGCTGCTCGGCCGCCACGAGGACGCGCTGGCGATCGGCAAGGGCGGCCACGACGTCTTCCGCCGCCTCTCCGGCCTCGCGGTCCCGACGTTCGCGTACTACAACGGCGCGGCGATGGGCGGCGGTGTCGAGGTCGGTCTGCACTGCACCTACCGCACCGTCTCCACCGCCATCCCGGCGTTCTCGCTGCCCGAGGTCTTCCTCGGCCTGGTCCCCGGCTGGGGCGGCTGCGCGCTGCTCCCGAACCTGATCGGCGCCGACCGCGCGGTCTCGGTGATCATCGAGAACTCGCTCAACCAGAACCGCCAGCTCAAGGGCAAGCAGGTCTTCGAGCTCGGGATCGCCGACGCGATCTTCGAGGGCGCGGACTTCCTTGAGCAGTCGCTGATCTGGACCGCGGCCGTCCTCAAGGGCGAACTGGCCGTGGAGCGCCCCGAGATCGACCGCGGCGAGGGCTGGGACGCGGCTGTCGCCCGCGGCCGGGCCATCGCGGACTCCAAGGTGCACGGTGCGGCCCCGGCCGCGTACCGCGCGCTGGACATCATCGCGGCGGCGAAGGACGGCGACCTGTCCGCCGGCTTCGACGCCGAGGACCAGGCCCTCGCGGACCTGATCATGGGCGGCGAGCTGCGCAGCGGCATCTACGCCTTCAACCTGGTCCAGAAGCGCGCCAAGCGCCCGGCCGGTGCCCCCGACAAGAACCTGGCCCGCCCGGTCACCAAGGTCGGCGTTGTCGGCGCCGGTCTGATGGCCTCGCAGCTGGCGCTGCTGTTCCTGCGCCGCCTGGAGGTCCCGGTCGTCCTCACGGACATCGACCAGGAGCGCGTCGACAAGGGTGTGGGCTACGTCCACGCCGAGATCGAGAAGCTCCTCGGCAAGGGCCGCATCAACCAGGACAAGGCCAACCGCCTCAAGGCCCTGGTCTCCGGTGTGCTGGACAAGGCGGAGGGCTTCTCCGACGCCGACTTCATCATCGAGGCCGTCTTCGAGGAGATCGGCGTCAAGCAGCAGGTGTTCGCGGAGGTCGAGGCGGTCGCCCCGGCGCACGCGATCCTCGCCACCAACACCTCCTCGCTCTCGGTGACCGAGATGGCGTCGAAGCTGAAGAACCCCGAGCGGGTCGTCGGCTTCCACTTCTTCAACCCGGTCGCGATCCTCCCGCTGCTGGAGATCGTGCGCGGCGAGCAGACGGACGACGCCTCGCTGGCGACGGCCTTCGGTGTGGCCCGCAAGCTGAAGAAGACCGCGGTCCTGGTGAAGGACGCCCCGGCGTTCGTCGTCAACCGCATCCTCACCCGCTTCATGGGCGAGATCCAGAACGTCATCGACGAGGGCACCCCGGTCGAGGTCGCGGAGAAGGCCGTGGAGCCGCTCGGCCTGCCGATGTCCCCGCTGGTCCTTCTGGAGCTGGTCGGCCCGGCCATCGGCCTGCACGTCTCCGAGACCCTGAACCGCGCCTTCCCGGAGCGCTTCACCGTCTCCGAGAACCTCGCGGCGGTCGTGAAGGCCGGCAAGCGCGGCTTCTACGTCTACGACTCCGGCGCCCCGGTCCTCGACCCCGAGGTCGCCGCCCTCCTCAAGCAGGGCGACACGGTCCTCACCGAGGAGCAGACCCGCGACCGCGTCCTGGACGCGGTGGCGCAGGAGATCGGCCTGATGCTGGACGAGGGCGTCGTCGCCGAGGCCCAGGACATCGACCTGTGCCTGATCACCGGCGCGGGCTGGCCCTTCCACCTGGGCGGCATCACGCCGTACCTGGACCGCGAAGGCGTCTCCCAGCGGGTGAACGGGAAGCCGTTCCTGGCGCGGGGCGTGGCGAGCGTGCCCGCCTAG
- a CDS encoding ribonuclease D: MTDAQETAADSSLRTTGGAPPPDDVAPAPIPLLEPREGIPPVVASDDALARVIADFARGTGPVAVDAERASGYRYGQRAYLVQLRRDGAGSALVDPVGCPDLSGLSTALTGSEWILHAATQDLPCLRDIGMAPTSLFDTELAGRLAGFPRVGLGAMVENVLGYALEKGHSAVDWSTRPLPEPWLRYAALDVELLIDLRDALEDELERQGKLEWAREEFDAIASAPPAPPRKDPWRRTSGMHKVRRRRQMAVVRELWNTRDQVAQRRDISPGKVLGDAAIVEAALAVPANVQALTALPGFGHRMGRRQLEQWQAAVERAKALPESELPQPGQQPAGPPPPRSWADKDPAAAARLSAARAAVSELAERLHMPQENLITPDTVRRVCWEPPKIVTPSAVEDTLAGYGARHWQIEQVSPLLVRALAATA, translated from the coding sequence GTGACCGACGCCCAAGAGACCGCAGCAGACAGTTCACTGCGAACCACCGGGGGCGCCCCCCCCCCGGACGACGTCGCCCCGGCGCCGATCCCCTTGCTCGAACCTCGCGAGGGCATTCCCCCGGTGGTGGCCTCCGACGACGCCCTCGCCCGGGTGATCGCGGACTTCGCCCGCGGCACCGGACCGGTGGCCGTCGACGCCGAGCGCGCCTCCGGCTACCGCTACGGCCAGCGCGCCTACCTCGTGCAGCTGCGCCGCGACGGCGCGGGCAGCGCCCTGGTCGACCCCGTCGGCTGCCCCGACCTCTCCGGCCTCTCCACCGCCCTGACCGGCTCCGAGTGGATCCTGCACGCCGCCACCCAGGACCTGCCCTGCCTGCGGGACATAGGCATGGCTCCCACCTCGCTCTTCGACACCGAGCTGGCCGGACGGCTCGCGGGCTTCCCGCGCGTCGGCCTCGGCGCCATGGTCGAGAACGTCCTCGGTTACGCCCTGGAGAAGGGCCACTCCGCCGTCGACTGGTCCACCCGCCCGCTGCCCGAGCCCTGGCTGCGGTACGCCGCCCTCGACGTGGAGCTCCTGATCGACCTGCGCGACGCGCTGGAGGACGAGCTGGAGCGGCAGGGCAAGCTGGAGTGGGCGCGGGAGGAGTTCGACGCCATCGCCTCGGCGCCGCCCGCCCCGCCGCGCAAGGACCCCTGGCGCCGCACCTCGGGCATGCACAAGGTCCGCCGCCGCCGTCAGATGGCGGTCGTCCGCGAGCTGTGGAACACCCGGGACCAGGTGGCCCAGCGCCGGGACATCTCCCCCGGCAAGGTGCTCGGCGACGCCGCGATCGTGGAGGCCGCCCTCGCGGTGCCCGCGAACGTCCAGGCGCTCACCGCACTGCCGGGATTCGGCCACCGCATGGGCCGCCGTCAGCTGGAGCAGTGGCAGGCGGCCGTGGAGCGGGCGAAGGCGCTGCCGGAGTCGGAGCTGCCGCAGCCCGGCCAGCAGCCGGCCGGACCGCCGCCCCCGCGCTCCTGGGCCGACAAGGACCCGGCGGCCGCCGCCCGGCTCTCGGCGGCCCGTGCGGCCGTCTCCGAGCTGGCCGAGCGGCTCCACATGCCCCAGGAGAACCTGATCACCCCGGACACCGTGCGCCGGGTCTGCTGGGAGCCGCCGAAGATCGTGACGCCGAGCGCCGTCGAGGACACGCTCGCCGGTTACGGGGCCCGGCACTGGCAGATCGAACAGGTCAGCCCGCTCCTGGTCCGGGCGCTCGCCGCCACCGCCTGA
- a CDS encoding DUF3000 domain-containing protein, giving the protein MAPAQGQFSDHSDGADSKDSAEGPPVPPAFRSAVDALRSARLRPELEVETTRPPQRLAPHAYALEAAVVDGEDDLADGRLVLLHDPAGHDAWQGAFRLVTLVRAELEPEMAADPLLPEVCWSWLTGALDARGLSYGEAGGTVTRAGSHYFGALGARRPATQIEIRASWTPREGRGGVPDAASHLMAWGDLLCQIAGLPPSDPTDAAVVTLPQRRGPQVS; this is encoded by the coding sequence ATGGCTCCGGCTCAGGGACAATTTTCCGATCATTCCGATGGCGCTGACAGCAAGGACAGTGCGGAGGGTCCTCCCGTCCCGCCCGCGTTCCGGTCGGCGGTCGACGCGCTGCGCTCAGCCCGGCTCCGCCCGGAGCTGGAGGTGGAGACCACACGGCCCCCGCAGCGCCTGGCACCCCACGCGTACGCCCTGGAGGCGGCGGTGGTCGACGGCGAGGACGATCTCGCGGACGGCCGGCTCGTCCTGCTGCACGATCCGGCGGGGCACGACGCCTGGCAGGGCGCCTTCCGTCTGGTGACGCTGGTGCGGGCGGAGCTGGAGCCGGAGATGGCCGCCGATCCGCTGCTGCCGGAGGTGTGCTGGTCCTGGCTGACCGGGGCGCTGGACGCGCGCGGATTGTCGTACGGGGAAGCCGGAGGGACGGTGACACGCGCCGGATCGCACTACTTCGGTGCGCTGGGCGCGCGCCGTCCGGCGACGCAGATCGAGATCCGGGCCTCGTGGACGCCGCGCGAGGGGCGCGGCGGGGTGCCGGACGCGGCGTCGCACCTGATGGCCTGGGGTGATCTGCTCTGCCAGATCGCGGGGCTGCCGCCGTCGGACCCGACGGACGCGGCGGTGGTGACGCTGCCGCAGCGGCGCGGGCCGCAGGTTTCGTAA